TGTTTGGTTCAAGAGCCCGTGGGGTAACAAGGCCCTCCCTCAGATGGTGTTTGCTGAAGATACCATCGTGATGCATTTTTCTGAGGACGAGACGAAGTGCGGCTGGTTCTATGGCGCAATCTCGCCTGAAATGTTAGAAGGCCGCGTGCTCCAGATGGCTTATTTTACGCGTTTCAAGGCTCCCTGGTTAACGGTTCCTGAAAGTAAGAATGCAATGATCGACTTGAGCACTGCGCTTTCGAAGAAGGATACTATATATGTTGATGGGACAGAAGCTGTTCCTTCTGCTGGCATCAAGATGGGGAAGGTCGGCGAATGCTTCGACAAGAGCCGTACATTGCATATCTATAATCCGTGGCGTAATAACAGCGTCTATCGCGATAGCACGATTTTTGTGAGCATTGATGGTGTCCGCCCTGATTCTGTTCTCGAAGAGAATGCAAATGTTGTGGGCCCTGCTCAGACCGGGCTTGCTTATGACAAGGATTATAAGTATTGGCTTTCTTTAAGTTTCTCAGATTCGATTGTCTCTTCTGCAGCATGGAAGTCTGAAGATGCCAAGGTGCAGATCATCCGTAGCTATACTGAACGAAATATTACAGCTCATTACTTTAGTGAAAAGAACCGTCCGGTTGCAAGCGACTTGTTCCCGTCTGGTGTTTATGAGACCTGGTTCTTTACCAGCTCCACTATGGAATATCTTGATCTTTCGTATGCACCGCTTGAACCCAAGGTTGTCCGTTTACTGAGCCCGTGGAAAAATACGCCGACTTCTTTCATTGTCGATGCGAACAACGATGTCGTGAGAATGTCTACGTTCTCGAAGGATACTTGCGGCTGGTTCGAAGGTACGTATTACAAGCATGCCGCAGATTGGAAGGTCTATTTCAAGCAGAGCTTTGGTTTGGAAAAGTATGCGCTTGAAGGCGTTGTCAAGGCTAGTGACGATGTTGAAGGCTTGATTAACCTGGACTCCTTGATGAGTGAACACGATACGGCGTGGGTCTATCCGCATGACAAGAGCTATAGTAGCCCAGAAGCTTCTGCAACGTTCCCCAACAAGCTTGGTGAATGCCCGAGCATGAAGATTTCTGCCAGATTCTATGACTGGGCTGGCGAACACCCGATTAATCTTTTCCCTGAAATTACTGATGAAAACAAGGACGAAATCAATAGTATAGATGTGGACTTTGGTAATACCTATGGTGGAAACAAGTACACAAAGGTTGGATCCGACAGTTCTTGCCAGGCCGGTACTGTAACAGGAATGGTGCGAGATACGCTTGTTGGAGGATACCCTGCTCGCGTGGATTCTGCGGATTTCCCGTGGAATAAGTGCGCTGCAGCCCATGAAATTGAAAAGTGGTTTAAGCCTGAATTTATCCAGCTGGATCCGACGACGGGTGATTCTTTAACGAACCTGGTCTGCAAGGATATCGAACTTGAACTGGATAATGATGGTTTCTGGTATGCCGACTACACGAATGAATCGGGTGACTGCAATGACCCAGTAAGCCCGGGATTCTTCCCGTTGGACAACTTTAAGTACCTCGACACCAAGGATACTGTAGGCAAGGTCCCGAACCCGAAATTCGACTGGGATGTTCCGGGATGGGTAAAGTGGGCTAGTGAAAAGGATGGTAAGACTGATACGTGCCGTCACAACTATGGCTATGCGATGGCTGTTTCTGCCAGCTTCAAGTACGTGAAGGGTCAGTACTTTGAATTCCGTGGTGACGATGATGTGTGGGTCTTTATCAATAATCGCCTTGTCGTGGATATCGGTGGTGTCCATGAAAAGGTGGAAGGTGCTGTCAACCTCGATACGATTGGCCAGGGCAATGCAAAGTACAAGCTCGTTGAAGGACGTGAATACCCGTTCCATATCTTCTATGCAGAACGTAATGCGACGGGTTCGAACTTCAAGATGCGTACCTCCATCAACTTGCAGAAGCAGAACACGTACCTTCCGATTGTCAAGGAAAATTCCAAGAGCAGTATCACGGGTGTCCTTAAGCTGAAGATGGATTCCAAGGCCATCAGCTGCGATCCGCGTGCAACATCTGTGGCAGATACGAGCGATGCTCCGTCTATCTTCTACCTTGCAGGTGGCAACCTCTCTGAAACTAAGGAATTGAGTGTCGGTATTAATTTTGCCGGTGGTATTGTTATCAATGCGGATAAGGCTGGCTTTGAAATCAATATCGATGAAATTGTGAAGCAGCGTTCGCTGAGCCCGGGAACATACACCTTGTACTACTTCCTCGAAGAAGACATGTCTTTGAACGATTCTTACGAATTCACAGTGCCTGAATACCCGATGCCGGAGATTGCGTTTGTTGACGTGTTCAGTGAAAAGTCTGGAGACAAGTTGACCGCATTTGACCCGAAGAACAAGAATCTGAAGGGCGAAACGATTGTGGTTGGCGAAAATGACACGTTGATGACTCATGTCCGCTATCCGGAAATCAAGTACATCGAGGTCATGGTGACCTATATGGGCAATATTTGCGAAGACTGCAATGTTGTGCTGGACTTGGTTCCGAGCGACAGGAACATGCTCTTCTACGATGAGACTGAACAGCAGATGAACACTGTGATAACGGATGACAAGGGCCTTGCCCGCTTCTATGTGATTGGCGATGCCCCGATGACTGGCGCTTCGTTTAGCGTTGTCGGTGTTAGCGGTGTCCAGAACCAGCTCAAGTGGGAAAATATCAACTTCAAGGATCCTGAAATTCCTTTGGCCAAGACCGGCGAAATTTACGACCGCAATGGCGACGGTGTTCCGGACAGTATCTACGTTCCGTTTGAATTCAATGCCTTTAAGAAGCATGAGCTGGATTCCATTGCCTGGAATTTTGGCAGCAAGGACTGGCATGAATTCTCCATGGATAAAATTTCGGATTTCGTCAAGAACGATTCGACTGTTATCATTACGGCTGACAGCTTGATTGATTCCGTGTTGACGGGTGCATCAAAGGGCATTATCGAAGGAAACTTCCTCTACCAATACATTTATGAAGACGATGCGACGATTTCGACGCAGATGTCCGATGTGATGGTGACGAAGATTCAGGAAAGAATCGGTGCGATTATGCTCGAAAAGCCGATGCTCAAGATTATGTCGGATAATGTGGTCAAGGTGACGATCAAGCTTTCTGAAGCTTGCAATTCCAGTGGACTTGGAAATACCAGGTTTATTGAACTGAAAGACAAGAACGACGAGATTGTCGATCCGGCAACATACAAGATTCTTTCGTATGATCCTTCGGGCGAAAGCGACTACTATGACCTTGTGTTCCAGAAGTCTACTGAATATATCATTCCTGAAGTTGGCTTCAAGATCCGCTTGTTGCCGGGTGTATTGCCGGATAAGCTCGGGAATACGCCGCACAAGAACAACCCGTGGCGCAGAATCGAAGGTGAACAGCCGCTCGAAACTGAACGTCCGAAGGTCGTGACGGTCAATCCGGGCATGTTTGAAGATAATCCGTGGCCGGGCGATACCAATGACGTGATTGCGGTCCGTGTGGATCCGGAACTCACTTTGAAGGAAGTTATCCAGGAAACGGGCTTGCCGGGCGTGTTGGTGAAGTTCCAGCTGAACGACTACGCTACGACTCTGTTGCTGAGCAAGGCTGACAGTGCAACTAGGGATGAAATCCTGAGCAAGGTCAAGGTCCGCTGGGATATCGAATTCTTCTCTAGCCTGGGTCAGTACGTGAACTGGGTCAAGGGTGAATTCGCATGTAACGACAAGAGCGTCTATGGTACGGACTGTATCCAGAATGCCGGCAACATGTTCTTCGAATGGGATGCCATGAGTGACAAGGGCCGCATGGTTGGAACGGGCGTGTATATCGCGAAGTTCAAGTTCAAGATTTTCTCGGATACGGAAATCGTTGGCAAGGGAGAAGAAACGTTCACGTTCGGTATCCGCCGCAACGAGAAATACAAGCACGGAACAAAAAAGATCAAATAGTTTTGTAAGAGAAGGCGAAGCCCGACTGTCATCCCGGACTCGTTCCGGGACGGGCATGACAGCTTCTTGTTGTAATGTTGACCCCGCCTCGAGCGGGGTTTTTCTTTTTTTTACTTTTTTTTCCTTATTGCATTTTGATTTTTGAATAATTGAATATATCTTTTAGCTAAAGTGTGGGCAAAATTAAGAGGGTGTTGAATGAAACACTGTTGTTTGGGTATTTTTGCTTCATTGTCTTTAGTTGCCACTGCATGGGCAGACTTGACGGTGCATTTACAGTCGCCTTTCCGCAATGATGCAACTGCTTCAGAATATATTCCGCATGTTGTCGGTAGCGTAACGGAGTACAATCCGGGTTTTGGTGATTTGTCCAAGACCATGATGAAGAGCGAAGGCGACAACTGGTATTCGTATACATGGACGGGCAAGACGATTGCCGATTTCCAGGAATGGCAAGACTTTGAATTCAAGGCATGCCCCAATACGGACGACTATAACTACAATAATAACGCTTGCGTTTCGTGGAAGGAAGGCGGAAAGCCCAGGATTACATCGTTCTTTGGTTCTGAAACGGAAATCTGGCTTTATACGGACGTGACGGACATGTCCTACAAAAAGTCGTTCATGGCTCCGGGTTCCAAGATTGTTTGGTTCAAGAGCCCGTGGGGCAACAAGGCTCTCCCCCAGATGATTTTTGGTGCGGATTCCGTGCTGATGCGCTTTAGTGAAGATGACAAGACGAAGTGTGGCTGGTTCTATGGTGCTTTGACGCCAGACAAGATGGCGGCAAACGCAATCAAGGTTGCCCATTTTATCCGCTATAAGGCTCCGTGGTATGCAGTGCCGGCGTCTAAGGATTCGCTTATTGATCTTGGTTCGCTTTTGTCGCTGAATGATACGGTTTATGTGGATGGAACTGCATCAAGCCCTACTGCATCTGCTGAAATCGGGACTCCAGGTGAATGCTTTGACCCGACTCGCCGTTTGCATGTTTACCACCCGTGGCGTACGAACACGACATTCCGTGATAGCGCTTTCTATATCAAAATTGATAATAACATCTTGAATACGCCGACGCCGTTGAGCGATGAAGGCGAATATAAGTATTGGCGTCATATTGATTTTGCGGATACGGTTGTGGAGTCTTCGCAGTGGAATTCTCAAATGTCGCATGTGCAGATTCTGCGTGGCAGCAACGAATGGCCGCAACATCCTTATTTCCCGGAAGCGTCACGCCCGCTTGCAAGTGAGTTTTTCCCGACTGGAATTTATGAAGTCTGGTTCTATACGTCGGTTTCGCTTGGAACGATGGACTTTGCTTATTATCCGCCGGAGCCCAAGGTCATTCGCCTGAAGAGCCCGTGGGACAATACTTCGCCGTCGCTGGTTGTGGAATCTATGGGCGAGGTTGTCAAGATGGCTCCGCTTGCAGATACGTGCGGCTGGTATAGCGGTACGTACTACAAGCATGTCGATGATTGGCGTGTTTACTTTAGACAGACTTTTGGTATGGAGCGTTACGGTGGCAAGGGCGTTGTCGCGGAAAAGGACGAGCTCGATTCCCTGATTTCGCTGGATTCTTCCTTGGCGTCGCATGACACGGTTTGGGTGTATCCGAACCCGAAACAGCGCTATGAGCCGAACGATACGACGGTATATCCGGGCATTCTTGGCATTTGCCCGTCGCTCAAGATTTCGGCTCTTGTTGTGGACTGGGCCGGTGAAGGCTTCCATGACAGTATTGACGTGGACTTTGGTAACATCTGGTCTGGTAACCCCTATACGACGGTCCTCTTTAATGGAGAGGAATATTCGAACTGCAAGGCGGAACATTCGGCAACGTACGATGGCGTCGCTCTTGGCATGGTCCAGGATACGCTCGTGAATGGCCTGCCTGCACGTATCGATTCCTTGAGTTACCCTTGGAGCGAATGCTCTGCGGCTCATGAAATCGAGAAGTGGTTTGTGCCGCAGGTGGTGGCGACGGATGCGGCTGGAAAGGAATACACAAATGCTGTTTGCCGTGACATTGACCTTGTGCTGGACGAAGAAGGGTTCTGGCTTGCAGATATTTCGGAGAATAATGAAGATGGCGGGTTCTTTCCGATTGACAATCTGGAATTCTTGGATTCGGCAAAGACGGTGCGCAACCCGAAATTTGACTGGGATGAACAGCTGACCAAGAACGGTAAAAAGCACAACTATAGCTTTGCCATGAAGATTTCTGCCCAGTTCAAGTACATCAAGGGCCAGTATTTTGAATTCCGCGGTGACGATGACGTGTGGGTCTTTATCAATAACCGCCTCGTCGTGGATATCGGTGGTTGCCATAACCCGGTAGAACGTGCTGTGGATTTGGATACGCTTGGACTTATTGAAGGCCGTGAATACCCGTTCCATATTTTCTTCTCGGAACGCAATGCCAATGGTTCGAACTTCAAGATGCGTACGTCGATCAACTTGCAGACGCAAAAGACGTATTACCCGGTAGAAGAAAAGACGACGGATGGAACAATCAAGTACAACATTTTGCAGCTGTTGATGGATGAGTCGATCAGTTGCGATGTCTCTAGCACGACAAAGATTGATACGATGCCTGCGCAGTCCTCGTTTGTCTTGTTTGGCGATGACGAGAGAATCCCGTCGACGGGTATGGAGCTTTTGCCGGGAACGATTGAAGGTATCAACATCGATGCCAACATGGCTGGCTTTGTGATCGATACGGTGGAAATCGTACGCAAGCGTTCCTTGGCTCCGGGATCTTACATGTTGCAGTTCTTCTTGGCTAGCGATATGAGCCAGTCTAGCTCTGTCTACTTTACGGTGCCTGCGTACCCGCTACCGGATATTGCTTTTATCGACGTGTTTAACGGTCCGGAAGCCTACAAGGCATTTGATCCGACGGGTATTAGCTTGCGTGGTCTTCCGTTTGATGGATCAGCTTATGATACTCTCTTGACGCATGTGGCTTACCCGGATACGGTACCTTTGCAGGTGGGCGTGTACTACATGACGAAACTTTGTACGGACTGCTATGCCGTTTTGGACTTGAAGACTTCATTCCCGATTTCTTTCTTGGATGAAAAGAAGCAGCGCGTGAATAAGCTGATTACCGATTCTACGGGTGTCATCAAGTTCTATGTGGTTGGCGATTCCTCGGTGACGAACGCTAGCTTTGAAGTTTCTGGAAGCGGAGTCGCGAATGTGATTTCGTGGGGCAACATCCACTTCAAGGAACCGCCTGTGCCGTTTGCAAGTCTTGGCGAAGCGTTTGACCGCAATGGTGATGGTGTGCTGGATAGTATTTCTGTTGTGTTCAACAAGCCGTTTGGCGAAACTATCCCGGATACGATTGCCTGGACGTTTGGTAGCGACGACTGGCATACGGTTGCCTCTGTGCCGAGCGTTACGGCGTTGATGCAGGGCGAACAGAGCCTCTCTATTTATGCCGACAGTTTGCTGAATGTGGCATTTACTGGTGGCTCCAAGGAACTTTATCAGGGGTCCTTCAGGTACCATTATACGTACATGGATAAGGAAACCGGACAGATGACGCAGCTCAGCTTGGATGGGCTTGCCATTGAAGACCGCATTGGCGCCATTCTTTTGGAAAAGCCCATTGTGAAGCCGATTTCTGCTACGGTGAACAAGCTGACGGTCTATATCAGCGAGGCCACGCAGGCGAACTTGCTCAATGGAATGGCGTTCCTTGAATTCAAGGACAAGGCCGGTGAATTGATAGACCCGTCGCTTTTTGCGGTGCTTTCTGTTTCGCCGACGAGGACAAGCAATTACTATGATGTGCTGTACCAGAAGACATCGGATAACGTTGTTCTCCCGGATGTGGGCTTCATGGTGCGCCTTGTTCCTGGTGTCTTGCAGGACTTGAACGGCAATGTGCCGCATGTGAACAATCCGTGGCGTCGAATTGAAGGTGAACAGCGCGTAGGCGTGGAAACTCCGGGCGTTGTCTCTGTGGATCCGATGAACTGGACTCCGGAAAAATGGCCTTACCAGGCGGATGTCGCTCCGGTCCGTGTCGATGTGTCTAAGAAGCTGGACGATGTCATTGCCGAAAGAGGGCTTCCGGGCGAACTGATTACGTTTGACTTGAGCGAAGTCGCGAAGACGCTCCTTTTGAATTCGGATGAACCTAGAGAAACGGTACTTGCAAAGGCGAAGATTAAGTGGGAAGTGGAATACTTCTCGACGCTTGGGCAGTTTGTCAATGTGCAGAATGGCTCTGTTGCCTGCAATGACAAGGCTGTGTTCGGCACGGACTGTGTCGATAATCCGGGTAACGTGTTCTTGATGTGGGATGCCCATACCGCTAAGGGACGCTGGGTTGGTACGGGTGTCTATATCGCGAAACTCAAGTTCAAGATTTTCCAGGGCGACAAGGTTGTCGGAAAGTCCGATGAGACCTTTACTTTGGGTGTTCGCCGTCACGGCAAGAAATAACCACAACTTATCAACAGCTTAAGAATAGGCCTCGCGGAAAGTAACTCTTTGAAACTTAACGGGTTACACGCGGGGTTTTCTTTATGCCTGAATTTTATTTACAAAGGGTGTTGATAGATGTTGAAAGTCTATTGGAAATTTGAAGTTTTTTGTAGTAATTTCGTGATAATTTGTTGCCAAACGTATCTTTTTTATTTACATTGTCCAAAAAATTGCGCATTTCTGGCAAATGTGGGTTCGCCAGAAATGTCGTTTGTCATTTGGAACCCGCAAGGTTGAATGGAATGAAACTGATTCTCAAGACTCTTGCTGCAGGACTTTTCGCCTTCTCGATGGCGAATGCTCAGGATGATGTCCCTGCCGATGCCGCTTTGGCCCCTGCTTCTGACAAGCCGACGATGGCTAGAAGCGAACTCCCGGTGGGCGCCGATATTTCTAACCGTTACCTCGAACGCGTTTTCTACCACTGGAAGGACAATAAGGAAAAGGGCATCATCAAGGTGTTCATCCACACGGATGAACTTGCCGAAGAACGCGAACCGGATGTCTTGAACTACGACGTGCTTTATAGGGATGCCGACAGCAATGTCGTCTTCTGGAAGGACCATGTTGCAAAGTGCGTCAAGTGCTTTGGTAAGCCGGTTGTCGATGGCCCGACCCCGAATACCCCGAAGGCTCTCGTGTATGACTGGGATCCGAAGAAGATCGACGATACCACCAAGACGATGCTCGAAGGCGAATTGCCGGCTGAAGTCTACATGATCACGAAGGACAACGATATCAGAAATCTCAAGTCCCGCTGGATTGGCCCGTCTGACAAGGAACAGGGTGAAAGCGAATTCGTGCGCGCTTACCGCTTTGGCTCCATCATGAAGTATAACGACAAGAACGCTTTTGCGATGGCTTTCGTTTACAAGAAGGGCGGCAAGTTCTTCTATGTGCCGGAAGGATACGGCTATATCGACCAGGGTGTTTACAAGGGCGTTGCTTTCCCGGAAAAGTTCTACGAAGTTGAAGTGACTGACTTCAAGGAAATCGTGGGCAAGTCTCCGATCGAAGAAGTCCAGGATGCTATCAAGCGTGGCCCGACTCCGGTCAAGATGGCTGACCTCCCGAAGCAGACCTGGAAGGGTCCGAAGATTGAAAAGGAACTCAAGGCTCTCGTGAAGGGCTACAAGATCAAGAAGCTCATCATCACGAGCGACTCTTGGGAATACCGCAGAAACTTCTTCGGCTTTGTCCTTTACAGATGGGTCGGATTTGACATTGTCTATGACGGCAAGAACAAGGACGGCAAGAAGGCTACCATGTACAAGTCTGGCTTTATTGCAAAGCAGATGAGCAATGGCAGCGGCTTTGATAAGAAATTGATCATGACGGGTTCTCCGGTTTCTTGGAACCGCGAAGTTCTCGACTGGAAGTAATCTCGCTCTGCTGAGTTTAGGTGCGGCTCCCATTAGCGTGGGGGGCGCTTTTTTTTATCTTTGATTTCGTGATTCAAATTCAGAACGTCTCTAAGTCTTTTGGCATGCAGGTCCTTTTGGATAACGCTAGCATGCTTGTTGCCGACCATGAACGCGTCGGTCTTGTTGGTCGCAATGGTTGCGGCAAATCGACCCTTTTCAAGATGATTCTCGGGCAGGAATGTCTCGATGGCGGTAACATCGACATCCCGAAGGGTTATACGATTGGCTATTTGCAGCAGCACATCAAGTTCACGCACCCGACGGTTCACGAAGAAGCGTGCAGCGTGCTCAAGGTGAATGAGGACGGCTGGCTCGAAGAACACAAGGTCGAGGCGATTCTCTTTGGTCTTGGCTTTGACGAAGAGAGCATGCAGAAAGACCCGATGCTTTTGTCGGGCGGTTTCCAGATCCGTCTGAATTTGGCGAAGGTTTTGGCGTCGGAACCGGACATGCTTTTGCTGGACGAACCGACGAACTACTTGGACATTGTTTCTATGCGTTGGCTCAGCCGCTTTTTGCGCGCGTGGAAGGGCGAAGTGCTCTTGATTACGCATGACCACCATTTTATGGACGAGGTCTGCACGCATACGGTGGGGATTCACCGCCACAAGATGCGCAAGGTCAAGGGGACGGTCGAAAAGTTGCGCGAGACGATTGCCGAAGAAGAAGAAGTGGCGATGCGCACGCAAGAAAACGAGCAGCGCAAAAAGGAACAGCTCGAGCGTGTCATCGAACGT
This genomic stretch from Fibrobacter sp. UWB16 harbors:
- a CDS encoding fibro-slime domain-containing protein, whose protein sequence is MRHLYLAFCILGAAASSAFASLTVHLQSPFGVAATTYSPHVVENASEPVVGATSSTLMKSESDNWYSYTFKKSLSDFKGTETLSFKGCTDDAKATCVAWPQGTDINIYDLFEGSSEVWIYTDEETGDYTKSFAAPGSKIVWFKSPWGNKALPQMVFAEDTIVMHFSEDETKCGWFYGAISPEMLEGRVLQMAYFTRFKAPWLTVPESKNAMIDLSTALSKKDTIYVDGTEAVPSAGIKMGKVGECFDKSRTLHIYNPWRNNSVYRDSTIFVSIDGVRPDSVLEENANVVGPAQTGLAYDKDYKYWLSLSFSDSIVSSAAWKSEDAKVQIIRSYTERNITAHYFSEKNRPVASDLFPSGVYETWFFTSSTMEYLDLSYAPLEPKVVRLLSPWKNTPTSFIVDANNDVVRMSTFSKDTCGWFEGTYYKHAADWKVYFKQSFGLEKYALEGVVKASDDVEGLINLDSLMSEHDTAWVYPHDKSYSSPEASATFPNKLGECPSMKISARFYDWAGEHPINLFPEITDENKDEINSIDVDFGNTYGGNKYTKVGSDSSCQAGTVTGMVRDTLVGGYPARVDSADFPWNKCAAAHEIEKWFKPEFIQLDPTTGDSLTNLVCKDIELELDNDGFWYADYTNESGDCNDPVSPGFFPLDNFKYLDTKDTVGKVPNPKFDWDVPGWVKWASEKDGKTDTCRHNYGYAMAVSASFKYVKGQYFEFRGDDDVWVFINNRLVVDIGGVHEKVEGAVNLDTIGQGNAKYKLVEGREYPFHIFYAERNATGSNFKMRTSINLQKQNTYLPIVKENSKSSITGVLKLKMDSKAISCDPRATSVADTSDAPSIFYLAGGNLSETKELSVGINFAGGIVINADKAGFEINIDEIVKQRSLSPGTYTLYYFLEEDMSLNDSYEFTVPEYPMPEIAFVDVFSEKSGDKLTAFDPKNKNLKGETIVVGENDTLMTHVRYPEIKYIEVMVTYMGNICEDCNVVLDLVPSDRNMLFYDETEQQMNTVITDDKGLARFYVIGDAPMTGASFSVVGVSGVQNQLKWENINFKDPEIPLAKTGEIYDRNGDGVPDSIYVPFEFNAFKKHELDSIAWNFGSKDWHEFSMDKISDFVKNDSTVIITADSLIDSVLTGASKGIIEGNFLYQYIYEDDATISTQMSDVMVTKIQERIGAIMLEKPMLKIMSDNVVKVTIKLSEACNSSGLGNTRFIELKDKNDEIVDPATYKILSYDPSGESDYYDLVFQKSTEYIIPEVGFKIRLLPGVLPDKLGNTPHKNNPWRRIEGEQPLETERPKVVTVNPGMFEDNPWPGDTNDVIAVRVDPELTLKEVIQETGLPGVLVKFQLNDYATTLLLSKADSATRDEILSKVKVRWDIEFFSSLGQYVNWVKGEFACNDKSVYGTDCIQNAGNMFFEWDAMSDKGRMVGTGVYIAKFKFKIFSDTEIVGKGEETFTFGIRRNEKYKHGTKKIK
- a CDS encoding fibro-slime domain-containing protein → MKHCCLGIFASLSLVATAWADLTVHLQSPFRNDATASEYIPHVVGSVTEYNPGFGDLSKTMMKSEGDNWYSYTWTGKTIADFQEWQDFEFKACPNTDDYNYNNNACVSWKEGGKPRITSFFGSETEIWLYTDVTDMSYKKSFMAPGSKIVWFKSPWGNKALPQMIFGADSVLMRFSEDDKTKCGWFYGALTPDKMAANAIKVAHFIRYKAPWYAVPASKDSLIDLGSLLSLNDTVYVDGTASSPTASAEIGTPGECFDPTRRLHVYHPWRTNTTFRDSAFYIKIDNNILNTPTPLSDEGEYKYWRHIDFADTVVESSQWNSQMSHVQILRGSNEWPQHPYFPEASRPLASEFFPTGIYEVWFYTSVSLGTMDFAYYPPEPKVIRLKSPWDNTSPSLVVESMGEVVKMAPLADTCGWYSGTYYKHVDDWRVYFRQTFGMERYGGKGVVAEKDELDSLISLDSSLASHDTVWVYPNPKQRYEPNDTTVYPGILGICPSLKISALVVDWAGEGFHDSIDVDFGNIWSGNPYTTVLFNGEEYSNCKAEHSATYDGVALGMVQDTLVNGLPARIDSLSYPWSECSAAHEIEKWFVPQVVATDAAGKEYTNAVCRDIDLVLDEEGFWLADISENNEDGGFFPIDNLEFLDSAKTVRNPKFDWDEQLTKNGKKHNYSFAMKISAQFKYIKGQYFEFRGDDDVWVFINNRLVVDIGGCHNPVERAVDLDTLGLIEGREYPFHIFFSERNANGSNFKMRTSINLQTQKTYYPVEEKTTDGTIKYNILQLLMDESISCDVSSTTKIDTMPAQSSFVLFGDDERIPSTGMELLPGTIEGINIDANMAGFVIDTVEIVRKRSLAPGSYMLQFFLASDMSQSSSVYFTVPAYPLPDIAFIDVFNGPEAYKAFDPTGISLRGLPFDGSAYDTLLTHVAYPDTVPLQVGVYYMTKLCTDCYAVLDLKTSFPISFLDEKKQRVNKLITDSTGVIKFYVVGDSSVTNASFEVSGSGVANVISWGNIHFKEPPVPFASLGEAFDRNGDGVLDSISVVFNKPFGETIPDTIAWTFGSDDWHTVASVPSVTALMQGEQSLSIYADSLLNVAFTGGSKELYQGSFRYHYTYMDKETGQMTQLSLDGLAIEDRIGAILLEKPIVKPISATVNKLTVYISEATQANLLNGMAFLEFKDKAGELIDPSLFAVLSVSPTRTSNYYDVLYQKTSDNVVLPDVGFMVRLVPGVLQDLNGNVPHVNNPWRRIEGEQRVGVETPGVVSVDPMNWTPEKWPYQADVAPVRVDVSKKLDDVIAERGLPGELITFDLSEVAKTLLLNSDEPRETVLAKAKIKWEVEYFSTLGQFVNVQNGSVACNDKAVFGTDCVDNPGNVFLMWDAHTAKGRWVGTGVYIAKLKFKIFQGDKVVGKSDETFTLGVRRHGKK